From Euzebya rosea, one genomic window encodes:
- a CDS encoding YbjQ family protein: MEAFFIPLLQLGVPIALLVIGGLVGQQRERAHLADLTEREQRTAHVPVTDLSRPPVGTTVQSGAMFVTGSVVIATDYYKRLAASLRSLVGGEVRALSPVLDRGRREARLRMVEEAIAAGASMVVNVRFETSTITLGASEVICYGTAIRTS, translated from the coding sequence GTGGAGGCGTTCTTCATCCCCCTCCTCCAGCTGGGGGTCCCCATCGCCCTGCTCGTCATCGGCGGCCTCGTCGGCCAGCAACGGGAACGGGCCCACCTCGCCGACCTCACCGAACGCGAGCAGCGAACCGCACACGTGCCGGTCACCGACCTGAGCCGGCCGCCCGTCGGCACGACCGTCCAGTCCGGGGCGATGTTCGTCACCGGCAGCGTCGTGATCGCCACCGACTACTACAAGCGGCTGGCCGCATCCCTGCGCAGCCTCGTCGGCGGTGAGGTCCGTGCCCTGTCCCCCGTCCTGGACCGCGGACGTCGTGAGGCGCGGCTCCGGATGGTCGAGGAGGCGATCGCGGCTGGGGCGAGCATGGTCGTCAACGTCCGGTTCGAGACCAGCACGATCACGCTGGGTGCGTCGGAGGTCATCTGCTACGGCACCGCCATCAGGACGTCCTGA
- a CDS encoding acyl-CoA dehydrogenase: MGTLAYRPVTTRESWYRMTYRAPVRDMMFVLKNVAELDTLQSIDAFAHADEELVEGLLRECGRFCTEVIAPTNVDGDQQGSVIRAEGEGVTAPESFHSAYSQYVDAGWGAIQFPEEFGGGNFPLAVATAIKEMITAANMAFSLCPMLTTGAVVDLLAHGNDYLQQTFLPKMVTGEWTGTMNLSEPQAGSDVGALTTKAEPAEDGTYRITGTKIWITWGDHDLTENICHLVLARLPDAPVGTKGISLFLVPKYLVNDDGSIGERNAVEVVSTEHKLGIHASPTCVMEYDKAIGYMVGEPNQGMRQMFTMMNDARLGVGAQGLSIADRAYQQAVQYSLERRQGKAPGDEELEGGQSLIVKHPDVRRMLLTMKSQIEAIRALTYRNAAALDMAHHHPDEGVRNRERMMADLLTPLTKAWGTDLGVELTSIAIQVYGGMGYVEETGVAQHFRDARIAPIYEGTNGIQAMDLLGRKLGMDGGAFVKGVLAEIREQAATLDDPAFGSFRQHLEGAVDAVETAMTWLMTNRTDFNASFGGATPFLRMFATMMAGSLLAKGAVAAKAAIDGGDDDQFLADKLSTARFFAGNILSTVPGLVDAVTFGAEDLFAIDDTRLQSV; the protein is encoded by the coding sequence TTGGGTACCCTCGCCTACCGACCGGTAACGACCCGAGAGAGCTGGTACCGCATGACCTACCGCGCCCCTGTTCGAGACATGATGTTCGTCCTGAAGAACGTCGCCGAGCTGGACACCCTGCAGTCGATCGACGCCTTCGCCCACGCCGACGAGGAGCTCGTCGAGGGGCTCCTGCGCGAGTGCGGCCGGTTCTGCACCGAGGTCATCGCCCCCACCAACGTCGACGGCGACCAGCAGGGATCGGTCATCCGCGCCGAGGGCGAGGGCGTCACCGCCCCGGAGTCCTTCCACAGCGCCTACTCCCAGTACGTCGACGCCGGCTGGGGGGCCATCCAGTTCCCCGAGGAGTTCGGCGGCGGCAACTTCCCGCTGGCCGTCGCCACCGCGATCAAGGAGATGATCACGGCCGCGAACATGGCGTTCTCGCTGTGCCCGATGCTCACGACCGGCGCGGTCGTGGACCTGCTGGCGCACGGCAACGACTACCTGCAGCAGACGTTCCTGCCGAAGATGGTCACCGGTGAGTGGACCGGCACGATGAACCTGTCGGAACCGCAGGCGGGATCCGACGTCGGCGCGCTGACCACCAAGGCCGAGCCGGCGGAGGACGGCACCTACCGGATCACCGGCACCAAGATCTGGATCACCTGGGGGGACCACGACCTGACGGAGAACATCTGCCACCTGGTCCTCGCCCGCCTGCCCGATGCGCCGGTCGGCACCAAGGGCATCTCGCTGTTCCTCGTCCCCAAGTACCTGGTCAACGACGACGGGTCCATCGGCGAGCGCAACGCCGTCGAGGTCGTGTCCACCGAGCACAAGCTGGGCATCCACGCCTCCCCCACCTGCGTGATGGAGTACGACAAGGCCATCGGCTACATGGTCGGCGAGCCCAACCAGGGCATGCGCCAGATGTTCACGATGATGAACGACGCCCGCCTGGGTGTCGGCGCCCAGGGCCTTTCGATCGCCGACCGCGCCTACCAGCAAGCCGTCCAGTACTCCCTTGAGCGCCGCCAGGGCAAGGCCCCCGGTGACGAGGAGCTGGAGGGTGGCCAGTCGCTGATCGTCAAGCACCCCGACGTCCGCCGGATGCTGCTGACGATGAAGTCCCAGATCGAGGCGATCCGGGCCCTGACCTACCGCAACGCCGCGGCGCTGGACATGGCCCACCACCACCCGGACGAGGGCGTCCGCAACCGCGAGCGGATGATGGCGGACCTGCTGACCCCGCTGACCAAGGCGTGGGGCACCGACCTGGGCGTCGAGCTGACCTCCATCGCCATCCAGGTCTACGGCGGCATGGGGTACGTCGAGGAGACGGGCGTCGCCCAGCACTTCCGCGACGCCCGCATCGCGCCGATCTACGAGGGCACCAACGGCATCCAGGCCATGGACCTGCTGGGCCGCAAGCTCGGCATGGACGGCGGCGCGTTCGTGAAGGGTGTGCTCGCCGAGATCCGTGAGCAGGCCGCCACGCTGGACGATCCGGCGTTCGGGTCGTTCCGCCAGCACCTCGAGGGTGCCGTCGACGCCGTGGAGACGGCGATGACGTGGCTGATGACCAATCGGACGGACTTCAACGCCAGCTTCGGAGGCGCGACCCCGTTCCTGCGGATGTTCGCCACGATGATGGCCGGCAGCCTGCTGGCCAAGGGGGCGGTGGCCGCCAAGGCCGCCATCGACGGTGGCGACGACGACCAGTTCCTGGCCGACAAGCTGTCGACCGCTCGCTTCTTCGCCGGCAACATCCTCTCCACCGTCCCCGGCCTGGTGGACGCGGTCACGTTCGGTGCCGAGGACCTGTTCGCCATCGACGACACGCGGCTGCAGTCGGTCTGA
- the tpx gene encoding thiol peroxidase, translating into MASITLGGNAISTIGDLPQKGEKAPAFTLTGADLKPVSSDDLAGKKVVLNIFPSVDTGVCATSVRTFNEKAAELEDTAVVCVSADLPFAFKRFCGAEGIENVAVGSTFRNPEFLEDYGVKILDGGMAGLASRAVVVLDTDGTVLHSEQVPEIGQEPDYDAALSAL; encoded by the coding sequence ATGGCATCCATCACCCTCGGCGGCAACGCCATCAGCACCATCGGCGACCTCCCCCAGAAGGGCGAGAAGGCCCCGGCCTTCACCCTGACCGGTGCCGACCTCAAGCCCGTTTCCTCCGACGACCTGGCCGGCAAGAAGGTCGTGCTGAACATCTTCCCGTCCGTCGACACCGGCGTGTGCGCGACCAGCGTCCGCACCTTCAACGAGAAGGCCGCGGAGCTCGAGGACACCGCCGTCGTCTGTGTCTCCGCTGACCTCCCGTTCGCGTTCAAGCGCTTCTGCGGCGCCGAGGGCATCGAGAACGTCGCCGTCGGCTCGACCTTCCGCAACCCGGAGTTCCTCGAGGACTACGGCGTGAAGATCCTCGACGGCGGCATGGCCGGCCTTGCCTCCCGTGCGGTCGTCGTCCTCGACACCGACGGCACCGTCCTGCACAGCGAGCAGGTCCCCGAGATCGGCCAGGAGCCCGACTACGACGCGGCGTTGTCCGCCCTGTAG
- a CDS encoding TerC family protein, whose translation MIITLATEAASATQRFADFDVPPFAWWGLLIGIVFLLLLDLLLVHRKPHEISFREAIIESAVWITLGLAFGLVILFWQGGQAAGEYYAGYLIEKSLSIDNVFVWAVILSYFSVPKMYQFRVLFWGVFGALVLRALFIFAGVALIERFDWVLYVFGAFLLYSAWKLAAHRDAEIHPEENPVLKLVRRVVPSTNDYHGQAMFIREKGKLLATPLFAVLVLIEATDVVFAVDSVPAILAVSREPFLVFASNAFAIMGLRALYFALAGMKDRFRYLDLGLAAILAFVGVKMLIADVYHMPIPLSLGVIFGVLTIAIWTSLAADKRDTPTADPAGRPVDPVSEEPASLEAPPVEEQAPEPEHPRG comes from the coding sequence ATGATCATCACCCTTGCCACTGAAGCCGCGTCCGCCACGCAGCGCTTCGCCGACTTCGACGTGCCCCCCTTCGCGTGGTGGGGCCTCCTCATCGGCATCGTCTTCCTGCTGCTGCTCGACCTGCTGCTCGTGCACCGCAAGCCGCACGAGATCAGCTTCCGCGAGGCCATCATCGAGTCGGCCGTCTGGATCACCCTCGGCCTGGCGTTCGGCCTCGTGATCCTCTTCTGGCAGGGCGGACAGGCGGCAGGTGAGTACTACGCCGGCTACCTGATCGAGAAGAGCCTGTCGATCGACAACGTCTTCGTCTGGGCGGTGATCCTCAGCTACTTCTCCGTCCCGAAGATGTACCAGTTCCGTGTGCTGTTCTGGGGTGTCTTCGGCGCCCTCGTGCTGCGCGCCCTCTTCATCTTCGCCGGCGTGGCCTTGATCGAGCGCTTCGACTGGGTGCTCTACGTTTTCGGTGCGTTCCTGCTGTACTCGGCCTGGAAGCTGGCAGCCCACCGCGACGCCGAGATCCACCCCGAGGAGAACCCGGTCCTGAAGCTGGTCCGTCGCGTCGTCCCCTCGACGAACGACTACCACGGCCAGGCCATGTTCATCCGCGAGAAGGGCAAGCTGCTCGCGACGCCGCTGTTCGCCGTGCTCGTCCTGATCGAGGCGACCGACGTCGTGTTCGCCGTCGACTCGGTTCCGGCGATCCTCGCGGTGTCCCGTGAGCCGTTCCTCGTCTTCGCCTCCAACGCCTTCGCGATCATGGGGCTGCGGGCCCTGTACTTCGCGCTGGCCGGCATGAAGGACCGGTTCCGCTACCTGGACCTCGGGCTTGCCGCCATCCTTGCCTTCGTCGGCGTGAAGATGCTGATCGCCGACGTCTACCACATGCCGATCCCGCTCAGCCTCGGCGTGATCTTCGGTGTGCTGACCATCGCCATCTGGACGTCGCTGGCCGCCGACAAGCGCGACACCCCCACCGCGGACCCGGCCGGTCGGCCGGTCGACCCGGTGTCGGAGGAGCCCGCCTCGCTCGAGGCCCCGCCGGTCGAGGAGCAGGCCCCGGAGCCCGAGCACCCCCGCGGCTGA
- a CDS encoding alpha-ketoacid dehydrogenase subunit beta: MPAMNMIQALNDAHHVAMEADDDVVVFGEDVGYFGGVFRVTKGLQERFGKTRCFDTPISEQGIIAAAIGMGAYGIRPVVEIQFADYMYPGYDQLVSEAARLRHRSAGDFWAPITVRMPTGGGIFGGQTHSQSPEALFTHVAGLKTVVPSNPYDAKGLLLSAIADNDPVVFLEPKRIYNGPFDGRHDGPSKAWKGHPMGEVPEGHYTVPLGKAAMASEGSDITILAYGTMVHVALAAAEQAGVEADVVDLRTLLPLDLDTIVESVKKTGRCVVAHEATHTSGFGAELAALVQRYCFFHLEAPVRRVTGWDTPYPHAQEWDYFPGPDRLAGYLTETMAI; encoded by the coding sequence ATGCCCGCAATGAACATGATCCAGGCCCTCAACGACGCCCACCACGTCGCCATGGAGGCCGACGACGACGTCGTGGTCTTCGGCGAGGACGTCGGCTACTTCGGCGGCGTCTTCCGCGTCACCAAGGGGCTCCAGGAGCGGTTCGGCAAGACTCGCTGCTTCGACACCCCGATCAGCGAGCAGGGCATCATCGCCGCCGCGATCGGCATGGGTGCCTACGGGATCCGGCCGGTCGTGGAGATCCAGTTCGCCGACTACATGTATCCCGGTTACGACCAGCTGGTCAGCGAGGCCGCCAGGTTGCGGCACCGGTCCGCTGGTGACTTCTGGGCCCCGATCACCGTGCGGATGCCCACCGGTGGCGGGATCTTCGGCGGCCAGACGCACAGCCAGTCCCCCGAAGCGCTGTTCACCCACGTCGCCGGGCTGAAGACGGTTGTGCCGTCCAACCCCTACGACGCCAAGGGCCTGTTGCTGTCGGCCATCGCCGACAACGACCCCGTCGTGTTCCTCGAGCCGAAGCGGATCTACAACGGTCCGTTCGACGGGCGCCACGACGGCCCGTCGAAGGCCTGGAAGGGCCACCCGATGGGTGAGGTCCCGGAGGGCCACTACACGGTGCCCCTGGGCAAGGCGGCGATGGCCAGCGAGGGGTCGGACATCACGATCCTCGCCTACGGGACGATGGTCCACGTCGCCCTTGCCGCGGCCGAGCAGGCGGGGGTCGAGGCCGATGTCGTCGACCTCCGGACCCTGCTGCCGCTGGACCTGGACACGATCGTGGAGTCGGTGAAGAAGACCGGGCGGTGTGTCGTGGCCCACGAGGCCACCCACACCAGCGGCTTCGGCGCCGAGCTCGCCGCCCTAGTCCAGCGCTACTGCTTCTTCCACCTGGAGGCGCCCGTCCGCCGCGTGACCGGCTGGGACACCCCCTACCCGCATGCGCAGGAGTGGGACTACTTCCCCGGCCCGGACCGCCTGGCGGGCTACCTGACGGAGACGATGGCGATCTAG
- a CDS encoding low molecular weight protein-tyrosine-phosphatase has product MSPRPTRVLMVCLGNICRSPTAEAALEEAATAAGVPVEVDSAGTAAYHVGQPPNPPMVAAAAREGLTVRGTARQVAVEDFDRFDLIVAMDTANLADLRVLARDDADRAKLRLFRDWTDRPGLGVPDPYAGPDEGFTEVVHIVRDAARGLVEELAADRS; this is encoded by the coding sequence ATGTCTCCACGACCGACCCGTGTCCTCATGGTCTGCCTCGGCAACATCTGCCGCTCCCCCACCGCTGAAGCGGCGCTGGAGGAAGCCGCCACCGCAGCCGGCGTACCCGTCGAGGTCGACTCGGCCGGGACGGCTGCCTACCACGTGGGCCAGCCACCGAACCCGCCCATGGTCGCCGCTGCGGCCCGCGAGGGGTTGACCGTCCGGGGAACCGCGCGGCAGGTCGCGGTCGAGGACTTCGACCGCTTCGACCTGATCGTGGCGATGGACACCGCCAACCTCGCGGACCTGCGAGTCCTGGCCCGGGACGACGCCGACCGCGCGAAGCTCCGGCTGTTCCGTGACTGGACCGACCGTCCGGGCCTGGGCGTCCCCGACCCGTACGCCGGCCCCGACGAGGGCTTCACCGAGGTCGTGCACATCGTCCGCGACGCGGCCCGTGGCCTCGTGGAGGAGCTCGCGGCCGACCGCAGCTGA
- a CDS encoding YbjQ family protein, translating to MILVNTETVPGYDIVGLRGLVQGNTIRAKNIGRDIGAGLKNIVGGELTAYTELMVEARNEAVQRMIVQAQQLQANAIVNVRFTTSQVAGGAAELYAYGTAVTIQPSGAHTAPGM from the coding sequence GTGATCCTCGTCAACACCGAAACCGTGCCCGGATACGACATCGTGGGGCTGCGCGGCCTCGTCCAGGGCAACACCATCCGCGCCAAGAACATCGGCCGTGACATCGGCGCCGGCTTGAAGAACATCGTCGGCGGTGAGCTGACGGCCTACACCGAGCTGATGGTCGAGGCCCGCAACGAGGCCGTCCAGCGCATGATCGTGCAGGCGCAACAGCTGCAGGCCAACGCCATCGTCAACGTGCGGTTCACCACCAGCCAGGTCGCCGGTGGCGCTGCGGAGCTGTACGCCTACGGCACCGCCGTCACGATCCAGCCGAGCGGCGCCCACACCGCGCCGGGCATGTAG
- a CDS encoding aminoacyl-tRNA deacylase produces MSGKETPAVIALRRAKLDHEVHDLGEEGVPDDDRGYGLAAAAAMDVAAERIFKTILVQHDRLAVAIVPVTTTVDLKAVAKALGVKKVAVAKPADAERSTGMVVGGISPIGQRKRLDTVLDDSAMDHERVFVSGGRRGLELELAPAALVEVTKATVARIRRED; encoded by the coding sequence ATGAGCGGCAAGGAAACCCCCGCAGTGATCGCCCTTCGCCGAGCGAAGCTGGACCACGAGGTCCACGACCTGGGTGAGGAGGGTGTGCCCGACGACGACCGGGGCTACGGCCTCGCCGCGGCAGCGGCCATGGACGTCGCTGCCGAGCGCATCTTCAAGACCATCCTCGTGCAGCACGACCGGCTGGCCGTGGCCATCGTGCCCGTCACCACGACGGTGGACCTGAAGGCCGTCGCCAAGGCGCTGGGGGTCAAGAAGGTCGCTGTCGCCAAGCCGGCCGACGCCGAACGCTCGACCGGCATGGTGGTCGGTGGGATCAGCCCCATCGGCCAGCGCAAGCGCCTGGACACCGTCCTCGACGACTCCGCGATGGACCACGAGCGGGTCTTCGTCTCCGGTGGCCGACGCGGCCTGGAGCTGGAGCTGGCGCCCGCGGCCCTGGTCGAGGTGACCAAGGCCACGGTCGCGCGGATCCGTCGGGAGGACTGA
- a CDS encoding crotonase/enoyl-CoA hydratase family protein, whose amino-acid sequence MWPPTQLTYSTADRIARITLDRPDRGNGLTSTLIAELAAAVERADLDPDVHVIVLSGNGKGFCGGYDLVESAEGQGSLGPSDAVEGSPLDPAVMAANHDPSRTWDPMVDYAMMSRNVKAFMTLFHAATPVICSVHGFCVAGGTDLALCSDLLVIADDARIGYPPARVWGSPTTSMWTHRLGPQRAKRLLFTGDSLSGTEALEWGLAIEAPPADRLVERTDALAERITRMPLNQLAMMKLLVNTQVQEQGLHATQVLGTVFDGITRHTPEGYAFQQRAAEAGFRQAVRERDDPFGDAGGLGGG is encoded by the coding sequence ATGTGGCCACCCACCCAGCTGACGTACTCCACCGCTGACCGCATCGCCCGCATCACCCTGGACCGTCCCGACCGCGGCAACGGCCTGACCAGCACCCTGATCGCCGAGCTCGCCGCTGCCGTGGAACGGGCCGATCTGGACCCCGACGTCCACGTGATCGTGCTGTCCGGCAACGGCAAGGGGTTCTGCGGCGGCTACGACCTGGTCGAGTCGGCCGAGGGTCAGGGGTCGCTGGGTCCCAGCGACGCGGTCGAGGGGTCGCCGCTGGACCCGGCGGTGATGGCCGCCAACCACGATCCGTCCCGTACGTGGGACCCGATGGTGGACTACGCGATGATGAGCCGGAACGTGAAGGCGTTCATGACGCTGTTCCACGCGGCCACCCCGGTCATCTGCAGCGTCCACGGCTTCTGCGTCGCCGGCGGGACCGACCTCGCCCTGTGCAGCGACCTGCTCGTGATCGCCGATGACGCCAGGATCGGCTACCCGCCGGCCCGGGTCTGGGGTTCGCCCACCACGTCGATGTGGACCCACCGGCTGGGGCCGCAGCGGGCAAAGCGGCTGCTGTTCACCGGCGACTCGCTGTCCGGCACCGAGGCCCTCGAGTGGGGACTCGCCATCGAGGCCCCGCCGGCCGACCGGCTGGTCGAGCGCACCGACGCCCTGGCCGAGCGGATCACCCGCATGCCGCTGAACCAGCTCGCGATGATGAAGCTGCTGGTCAACACCCAGGTCCAGGAGCAGGGGCTGCACGCCACCCAGGTGCTCGGCACGGTCTTCGATGGGATCACGCGCCACACGCCCGAGGGGTACGCCTTCCAGCAGCGTGCAGCCGAGGCCGGCTTCCGGCAGGCCGTGCGGGAGCGCGACGACCCGTTCGGCGACGCCGGCGGGCTCGGTGGCGGGTGA
- a CDS encoding thiamine pyrophosphate-dependent enzyme: protein MADPSVQPLRLTVPEPAFRPGDTPSYDDLDLPAAGDAPRPAVDTPPEDMRDLAYGLVRVLDDDDNAVGEWNPELSVDTLTTGLRHMLTVREFDKRMQTAQRTGKTSFYMQCLGEEAIACASRMVQADGDMNFPTYRQQGLLIADDYPLVDMMCQIYSNERDPVRGRQLPVMYSSKAQGFFTISGNLATQFSQAVGWAMASAIKGDTKVAAGWIGDGSTAEGDFHSALVFASTYNAPVVLNIVNNQWAISTYQTVARGGAATFAARGHGFGIPSLRVDGNDYLAVYAAAKWATDRARRSLGPTLIEWLTYRAGAHSTSDDPSGYRPKDEYEKWPLGDPVERLHRHLAAISDWSASDRADMEAEIREQVAEAQREAERYGTLHDNTAQRDIFEGVFEHMPPHLERQRAAFLKFGAGSTPGGNS from the coding sequence ATGGCCGACCCCTCCGTACAGCCGCTGAGGCTGACCGTTCCCGAGCCCGCCTTCCGACCGGGCGACACACCCTCCTACGACGACCTCGACCTTCCCGCCGCCGGTGACGCACCGCGGCCGGCGGTCGACACCCCGCCGGAGGACATGCGCGACCTCGCCTACGGGCTGGTCCGGGTCCTCGACGACGACGACAACGCCGTCGGCGAGTGGAACCCCGAGCTGTCCGTCGACACGTTGACCACGGGGCTGCGGCACATGCTGACCGTCCGCGAGTTCGACAAGCGGATGCAGACCGCCCAGCGCACCGGCAAGACGTCGTTCTACATGCAGTGCCTGGGTGAGGAGGCCATCGCCTGCGCCTCGCGGATGGTGCAGGCCGACGGGGACATGAACTTCCCGACGTACCGCCAGCAGGGGCTGCTCATCGCCGACGACTACCCGCTCGTCGACATGATGTGCCAGATCTACTCCAACGAGCGTGACCCGGTCCGCGGGCGCCAGCTGCCGGTCATGTACTCCTCCAAGGCGCAGGGGTTCTTCACCATCTCGGGCAACCTGGCGACCCAGTTCAGCCAGGCCGTCGGGTGGGCGATGGCGTCGGCCATCAAGGGCGACACCAAGGTCGCCGCCGGCTGGATCGGCGACGGATCGACGGCGGAGGGCGACTTCCACTCCGCCCTCGTGTTCGCCTCGACCTACAACGCGCCGGTCGTGCTGAACATCGTCAACAACCAATGGGCCATCTCGACCTACCAGACCGTGGCACGTGGTGGCGCAGCGACGTTCGCCGCCCGTGGGCACGGCTTCGGGATCCCCAGCCTTCGCGTGGACGGCAACGACTACCTCGCGGTCTACGCCGCCGCGAAGTGGGCGACGGACCGCGCCCGCCGGTCGCTGGGCCCGACCCTCATCGAGTGGCTGACCTACCGCGCCGGCGCCCACTCCACCTCCGACGACCCCTCGGGCTATCGACCCAAGGACGAGTACGAGAAGTGGCCGCTCGGGGACCCGGTCGAGCGGCTGCACCGCCACCTCGCCGCCATCAGCGACTGGTCGGCGTCCGACCGTGCCGACATGGAAGCCGAGATCAGGGAACAGGTCGCCGAGGCGCAACGCGAGGCCGAGCGCTACGGCACGCTGCACGACAACACCGCGCAGCGCGACATCTTCGAGGGCGTGTTCGAGCACATGCCCCCACATCTGGAGCGGCAGCGTGCCGCCTTCCTGAAGTTCGGTGCCGGTTCCACGCCCGGGGGAAACAGCTGA
- a CDS encoding alkene reductase translates to MTHAAPLLKPLSLGAINAANRVVMAPLTRNRAGEGRVPTDLHVEYYRQRAGFGAIVTEATVVSPQGVGYIDTPGLYTDEQVSAWRRVTDAVHDAGGTIIVQLWHVGRVSHTDFHDGRAPVAPTGANAEAMTFTTDGFVPTSDPRALRTDEIAGIVDDFAAAARRADEAGFDGVEIHGANGYLIEQFLASGVNDRTDRYGGGSITDRARFALQVVDAVSEVVGTSRTGIRLSLGNGTSNAVEPDPAPTLSYLGGQLAERGIAFVHVVEGLPDHVQVAALRDGGWDGPVVLNGGYDLERGVATVEAGTADAIAYGRLAIANPDLPTRFERGAELNAPDSDTFYGGGAEGYTDYPFLDAAE, encoded by the coding sequence ATGACCCATGCAGCCCCCCTCCTCAAGCCCCTCTCCCTCGGCGCCATCAACGCGGCCAACCGTGTCGTCATGGCCCCCCTGACCCGCAACCGGGCCGGCGAGGGACGCGTCCCCACCGACCTCCACGTGGAGTACTACCGCCAGCGCGCCGGGTTCGGCGCCATCGTGACCGAGGCCACGGTCGTCAGCCCGCAGGGTGTCGGCTACATCGACACGCCCGGCCTGTACACCGACGAGCAGGTCAGCGCATGGCGTCGCGTGACCGATGCCGTGCACGACGCCGGCGGCACCATCATCGTGCAGCTGTGGCACGTCGGCCGGGTCTCCCACACCGACTTCCACGACGGGCGCGCCCCGGTGGCGCCGACGGGCGCCAACGCCGAGGCCATGACGTTCACCACCGACGGGTTCGTGCCCACCTCCGACCCCCGGGCGCTGCGGACCGACGAGATCGCGGGGATCGTCGACGACTTCGCGGCCGCCGCCCGACGGGCCGACGAGGCGGGCTTCGACGGCGTCGAGATCCACGGGGCCAACGGCTACCTCATCGAGCAGTTCCTCGCCTCCGGCGTGAACGACCGCACCGACCGCTACGGCGGCGGGTCGATCACCGACCGGGCGCGGTTCGCGCTGCAGGTCGTCGACGCGGTCAGCGAGGTCGTGGGCACGTCACGGACCGGCATCCGCCTGAGCCTCGGCAACGGGACCAGCAACGCCGTCGAGCCCGACCCCGCGCCGACCCTGTCCTACCTCGGTGGGCAGCTGGCCGAGCGGGGCATCGCCTTCGTGCACGTCGTGGAGGGGCTGCCCGACCACGTCCAGGTGGCGGCGCTCCGTGACGGTGGCTGGGACGGCCCGGTCGTCCTCAACGGTGGCTACGACCTCGAGCGAGGGGTGGCCACGGTCGAGGCCGGGACCGCCGACGCCATCGCCTACGGCCGCCTGGCGATCGCCAACCCCGACCTCCCCACCCGCTTCGAGCGCGGGGCCGAGCTCAACGCGCCCGACAGCGACACCTTCTACGGCGGTGGCGCCGAGGGCTACACCGACTACCCGTTCCTGGACGCCGCCGAGTAG
- a CDS encoding LCCL domain-containing protein, with translation MTNSTLWLRGSLLALVILATACGGGTDDTAEGQPEVAVVEEFDAEWTRNATELRGNDGDRYAYTCPPGGSASSVWGTGPYTDDSSVCTAAVHAGLITFEDGGRVVFEIEPGLEAYPEGEANGVTASSWPSWPGSFSFVSR, from the coding sequence ATGACGAACTCGACCCTGTGGCTGCGTGGCAGCCTGCTGGCCCTGGTGATCCTGGCGACCGCGTGCGGCGGAGGCACCGACGACACCGCGGAGGGGCAGCCCGAGGTGGCGGTGGTGGAGGAGTTCGACGCCGAGTGGACGCGCAACGCCACGGAGCTGCGCGGCAACGACGGCGACCGGTACGCCTACACCTGCCCGCCGGGCGGCAGCGCGTCGTCGGTCTGGGGGACGGGCCCCTACACCGACGACTCCTCGGTCTGCACCGCGGCCGTCCACGCCGGGCTGATCACCTTCGAGGACGGCGGCCGGGTGGTGTTCGAGATCGAGCCGGGCCTCGAGGCCTACCCCGAGGGGGAGGCCAACGGGGTGACCGCCTCATCGTGGCCCAGCTGGCCCGGCTCGTTCTCCTTCGTCAGCCGTTAG